GGCTCATGGTGCTTCTCACCTGTGAAAGACCTTGATGAATTCTTTGATCAATAAATACTACCTGGCCCCCGGGAATTACCCCGCTCACCAACAACTTCTGCAAGTCATGCGTCATCTGTGCTAAGTGCAACCCAGGAAGAACGGAAAAGACACCCATGAAACATCTAGCAAAGGCTCAATATCCCTTCCAATGAATACATTTCGATCACATTCAGATGTCGAAGACTGGCCGGTATAAATACGCTTTAGTGATCGTTGATATGTTCAGTTCCTGGCTTGAAGCCTTCCTGGTCACCAATATGACAGCAAAGACCACAGCCAAGAAGCTTCTAACAGCAATAGTGTGCAGATATGGTGTCCCAGAGGTCATAGAGAGTGATCAGGGGTCGGCTTTCACGGCCTTGTTAACCAAAGAAATATGGACAGCCCTAGGGGTCACACTGGCTTTCCACACCCCGTACCACCCTCAGAGCAGTGGGAAGGTAGAGAGATTGAATGGCACAATAAAATCCTGAATGTTGAAAATGTCTCAGGAGACAGGGATGAGCTGGCCAGACAGTCTATCCACTGCCCTGTTCAGTGTGAGATACACTCCTAAAGAGAGCCATGGTTTATCACCTTATGAAATACTGTTTGGTTCAGCCCCGAGATTAGCGTGTTATTATCCACAACAATTACAGTTACAATCCGATGTATTAACTGATTATGTGACTGCTTTGTCTCGTGAATTAACCCGTATCCATGCAAAAGTTTTCtcttccattccagatcctgagTTAGATACAGGAACACACAAGCTGGTCCCCGGTGATTGGGTTATGATAAAGAAATGTGTGCGGAAACACCCTCTTGAACCAAGATATGATGGTCCTTTCCAGGTCCTCCTAATAACAGCTACATCGGTGAAAGTTGCAGGGAAGAACACCTGGATACACGCCTCCCACTGCAAGAAGGTCACCATACCGAAGGAAACAGGTAAAGATAAATCATGATCCTATATATCCTTTGTCTGTGTAGGTTGACTAGGGCACAGCATGCAGCCATTACTAAGAAAGATGGGAAggtaattttttggtataattcatCTGATACCCATGTAGACACGTTTGACTTCCACCCGTAAAAGATACTCCCATGTCCTGAGCATAATAGCAGGTCAGAACGGTATGAAAAAGGTGATGGAGAGGGGTATATATGTGTCACTAAAGGGTCATGGGGAAAAAATTGTGACAGTTGGGGAGCAGCAGCTTGGAACACAGGGACACCCTGGGGATATGTACCTCAACCAGCCTATGAAAGTAAAGACAGCCAGGGGGAGCCCTTGCTAACCCGTCTCAGCCTCATCAAGCCAGGACCCAATATGACACTTGTCCTAAACATTAGGAATCCGAGCCCATCCGATAAGGGAGAGTATGTGTTGGGGTGGTGGTTCGGAGGGGGTCACTGGGGTCATAGAGGGTCTTTCCGTCTAGAAGATATGTACAACAATAACGAATGACAGCCAGTCAAGAACTTGCCCCCACCAAACCCCTTAAAACCCCATGTACAGACcctgggggacatggttgcaataGCGGATCCTACCTTCAAGGATACAATGGAGGTTGAAACCGGCCTCTCGGAAGTCAATCTCTGGATAGAATGGATGAGATATAGCGCTAGTAAACATAATAAAACCAACTGCTATGTCTGTGGTAGTGCTAGGCCACATTTGGGTACAGTCCCGTTAGTTATACCTAAAAAGGAGGAAGAGTGCTTCCTAAGCCTCTACACTAACATTTCCACCAACCAGTTAACATGTGAGAAGTGGAAAAGGGAATATCCCATAGACACTAGGGCCTCAATACCTAAGATAGCTATCACCATATACCCTGGAAACTACACTTGTTATGCTCACCATGAAGGGAGGAGTAAAAACCTAGGTAACTTTTCCAAAGGTTACTGTGCTTCTTACAGTCATGTCCCGGCCAACTTAGTACAGAATCAAAGTCAATCCTTGGGGGATGTGTATTGGATATGTGGAGACATGCAGGTGAGGACCAGGTTGAAGGGGCAATGGAAGGGAGAATGTGCCCTTGCAaaggccatcatgcctctgcacatCCTAACGGAAGGTACTCAAAACACACAGGGTAAGAGGACTAAAAGGGAAGCCCTTCTGGGAAGTTTCGACCCTCATGTGTATTTAGATGCCATCGGAGTCCCAAGGGGGGTCCCTGATGAATTCAAGGCTCGAGACCAGGTAAAAGCAGGTTTAGAGGCCTTAATCCCCATAATAACTTCTAGCAaaaatgtagattggataaattatatatattacaatcaGCAAAGGTTTGTCAATTACGCAAGAGATGCGTTCCAGGGAATAGCCGAACAGTTGGAGGCCGACTCTCAAATGACTTTCCAGAACCGGATGGCTCTGGATATGatatttgcagagaaaggagggggtTTGTACTATGATAGACAAAATGACCAGCACCACTTGCTGTACCTATATTCCAGACAACACCGGTCCGAATGGCCAAGTCACTGTAGATCTTAAAAAGTTGAAGAATCTGTCAGTTGAACTAAAGAAAAATTCAGGCATCACAGATCCATGGGACCAATACCTCAGTTGGATGAACGGGTGGCAGAGAATTTTAACCCAAATAGGAGTAACCATATTAATCTTCCTATTTCTCCTCGCTCTGGTAATTTGTTGCATACTCCCTTGTCTGAAGAAATGTATAGAGAAAGCAGTAGAACAAGGAATCCCTACGTTCGTGAACCAAGACATAGGGCACGAGGAAGATGAGTACGAAGAACCGCACATTCCACTGCAGACATTCCCAGTCTCACATCATGAATAGGCAGGACAACAGGGACAGATAGGGTAGGAACCTTGaggccgcgacctgggttcagctgcagcgaaagccatcctcaccactagaggctctggggaaaacctgctggaccttagactccgcgcgcCCTGGGGTGGGGAATCTTAGATTAAAACAGGGACAgattaaaatagattaaaatagaCATTTAAAGGAGGCATCTGTGGTGGATGTGATAAAATGGTCAAAGTAAAataatgaaatgcctatttcaatgcgCAAACACATGCTCTATatcacatatatatctatatatctcgtATGCATATATGCTATAGGAATAATCATACATAATCATAATTCATAAGTACAATATACAACCCTTCCTTGCACCCCTTGCTCATATGATGTTATCAGATATGTATCACATGGTCTGAAGGAAAACAGGAAATCGGTCTGCAAAACAAGCTGAAATAAAGTCCCGTCAGGAAACCGAACCGCAGAAAAACCAGAGAGACATCAGACGAACTAAATGTATAAATAGCTGATTATTGCTTCACCCTTCGCACCATCCTAACATGAAATAGTTAATAGCTTACAAATCAGAACGTCAcaagaataatattacatattTATGAGAATGTTGAATATTCATGATCATGTGTTTGAATACGCTTTGCAGAACCATATATAAATGAAGCTTGAAATAAAAAAGAGGATGTTTTCTAAAGCTAAAGTGTGTTGTCAGAGTGAGAATTTACTTTATATGTGCACATACGATTCTTATCAGATTTGGCCAGGAAGCAGATACCAAAAACCGGACACTTGGCTCCATTCCAAAACaatagtgttgtgaatgaagctggtggtagaggaagaaagcagctgcagagtagagccccataagccgatgcttcctgtacagcttttgccacaggcggagtctatggcaaagtttggctaacccgcaggatagacataggtgcactgcgctgcacccgcagtgtgcgtaaaccgcagcacatcagtgtgaaagcagtcttaagcCCTTTTACACACGATCGGCCCAGCcctccctccccggccggcgtcttcatcctaagtgtgggcacccggccgtgacagctttcggcttcacggccgggcacccactgcacatgcgcgagtggcgctgcgctctctcattggacaggcgatcgcatgggacctgtcatgtgtcccaggcgatcgcctacagggaggggctgcagcaaggcgattaagctattcgccttaccagcccctcggcggaaggaggaagtgggacaggaagtcccactcctcctgaagcccccactaaccccccaaaaaaatgacatgccaaatgtggcatgtaagggggcgaggagtggattaagcaggagttccaattttgggtggaactccgctttaacatgacttacccctgattTATGAGGGATAAACTTAccctggacgtacgccttacgtaaacggcgtagcttactgcaacgggcgcaagtacgttcgtgaatcggcgtatctaggtcatttacatattcgacgcgtaaatcaacggaagcgcccctagccatcgtaaatatgcacccaagatacgacggcgtaggagacgtaggtcggtcggatggagccagaattcaggcgtaatATGGTTCTAAGAATAAggcgaatagatacgacggcgcatactagaacttacgcggcgtatcaacagatacgtcggcgtaagttgtctctgaatccggcccttgtagtatatattttcacacatacatatgtaacatttgagcagctcaggaggaaagtaatcaaaacacaaaaatattaattttagtaCTTCCATCACAACTGGgcccagatgataggaaatcttatactgtacattgtgacagcaaaaaaaaaaatttgggcttacatccactttaggaTGACccagagtgtgtatatatattgtgaggggttagctcggtagcggggtgtgtgaccccttggatgggttcaccacacactgaatttatacagactggcagtcgaagactgttgaaaacaacgtttttggtttatttttccatcttgctggaaaacaattgcaagcatccaaacagcataaacaaaatcaaacataaaataactcctagccactttgggcgtctaccttccacacaggaacctatctatgaagtctaatctagcctactgctgggtagacagtgctggtcgtacagcacaaaacaatagtcttttgatttttatcacacagaaaaatcaattctctcctcacctcctcaggagactttcattacgctgctctcctactcacaaagccttaggaatgatgcagcaattcagtggtaatcctttgggctacttatagaggccttaattgcctcattctgaacagctgaagtttttcaacggccttcagtctttctctggctacgtttgtagccgacgcccgataaccatctgtgtatcgtctaaacaaggcagaaatgtatgttccgtctgtgacaacacccaccgatttacctgacttcctgtcacaatatatacaaattattttattggttgaattagatgggcttgtgtcttttttcagccagtCTAACTATGTAATAATGAAAGATAAAAGCTCTATAGTAATACTAcgaataatagtttttttttttacaaatttaatttttgtaatattatatttaaaatatttttaaggcTTCAGAGTTATCTTGTCCTTCACCAATCTCATCAGGGCTCTTATGACTTCTTTATTACGTATGGTGTAAATCAGAGGGTTTAACATGGGTGTCACTGCTGTGTATAGCACAGTGCAGATTTGTTCCAGGACCTCTGAGTACTGAGATTGTGGAATTAGTATCACTGATGCTGCGTTTGCATAGTAGAGGAGGATTACGATGAGGTGGGATGAGCAGGTGGAGAAGACTTTCCTCCTTCCATCTCTTGAATTAATATTTAGGATGATGGCAATTATTTTCACATAAGACATCAAAGTGCACAAAAATGGAACAAAGCCTAACATCAACATCTCCAGGTAAAGCAACATGAAGAACATTTCAGTCCCGGCACATGAAATCTTAGCCAGAGCTTTCACATCACAGAAAAGCTGATGAATTATTTTTGAACTGCAAAACGACATAGCTGACGCTGTCTTTGTCAGTAATAAAGAATTAGTACAAGCGGAGACCCAGGTGCCTACAATGAGCATCAAACAGTTTTTTCTCCCTAAAATTTGATGATAGTGTAATGGCTTACAGATAGCAACATATCGGTCATAGGCCATCATGAATAAAATAATGTCTTCACTGGTGCCAAATAATACGTAAAAACAGAACTGAGTAAAGCATTGAGTAAATGATATTGTATTATTGTCAGTAAGTAACATGTGTAGAAGTTTGGGAACAGTGACGGTTGTAAAACAAATATCTACAATGGATAAATTGCAGAGAAACAGATACATGGGGGAGTGTAAATGGTCATCAATATATATCACTGTGatgataattatatttattaacagGCATGTGAAatatattgaaagtaaaaaaacaaaaatgtatagttTATATTCTGTTTTAAAGAAAAATGGCACAATCTGAAACACTTTAGATGCTGTATAGTTGTCCATCCAAACTGCTCTTCTTTtgtaagaaaaagtaaaatatgaTTATGATCAAAAATGCCACAATTTATTTGGGAGAGGACTGCAGGTTCAGATGATTCAGTGTTCTCTTATCATGATGACATGCTGTgggacattttaaccacttaagacccggaccaatatgcaggtaaaggaccaggcccctttttgcgattcggcactgcgtcgctttaactgacaattggctcccaaacaaaattggcgtccttttttccacacaaatagagctttcttttggtgatatttgatcacctctgtggttttaattttttgcgctataaacaaaaatagagcgacaattctgaaaaaaattctatattttttgctttttgctataataaatatcccccaaaaatatataaaaaaacattttttttcctcagtttagggcgatacgtattcttctaaatatttttggtaaaaatcacactaagcgtttatcgattggtttgcgcaaaatttctagcgtttacaaaataggggatagttttattgcatttttattaataatttttttttactactaatggcggcgatcagcgatttttttcatgactgcgacatgttGGTGGACTCATCGGacaattttcacacattttttggaccattgtcattttcacagcaaaaagtgctataaaaatgcactgattactgtggagttaaccactagggggcgctgaaggggttaagtgtgacctcatatgtgtttctaactgtacgggggcggggctggacgtgtgacgtcattgatcatgtttccctctatcagggaacagacgatcaatgacagcaccactgtgaagaacggggaaggtgtgtttacacacacctctccccgttcttcagctcctgtgaccgatcgtgggactccggcggcgttcgggtccacgggtcccacggccgcggtcacggagctttagaccgggtcgcgggcgcacgccgtgacccacggctgggcatttaacaatcacgtacaggtacatgattgtacccagccgcgccattctgccaacgtatatcggtgttaggcggtccttaagtggttaaaggggttgtaaatagaaATGagcttcgagtcgaacccatgtttgactcgaacatcatatgttcgaccgttcgtcgaaatactaACGTTACGgctcataattcactgcggcatcgcagtgcattgctggctgatgattggccaagcatgcactatgacccgcatgcttggccaatcacagcgcgcaaaaaacgaagcaATGAAATATTATTATGATCGACGTtgacataatttttattttcttggaaAACACTGCAGATTCAGATGAATAAATATTCAGTTTTCAtgttgacatttttatttataagcagtggcgtagcgtgggttgtcagggtAAGAGATTTGCGCCCCTTAACCTGTGGATTTTTAGCACTCTCTGAGTCCCTTCCGCTAGTACAGTAGTAGTGACAAACctcattcctacactgacctacccgaccactacactaacctacctcatTCCTATACTGATCGCTAaactgacctatctgattcctatactgaccactacactgacccactTGATTCCTACAATGTCCACTACACACATTATTATTGCTCATTGATTAGTTGCTAGACGATACTGAACATAATTACTGCTTACCCATtgtttgctagaggttactgcacatcattactacaaactgattggttgctagaggttactgcaaatTATTGCTCACTTATTGCTTTCTAGAGATTACAGCAGATCATTACcgttcactgattggttgctgaagGTTACTGCACGTCATTACCactcattggttgctagaggttactgcatataATTAATGCTCCCTAATTGGTTGCTAGACATTGCAGCACatcattacagctcactgattggttgctagaggttacagtacaTCATTACAACACACTGATTTGTTGCTTAAGGTTACAGAACATCgtctcactgcctgcacaccacaGACTGCGGGAGTGACGGGACCCACCAATAGACAGAAAAGAAGAACTAGAACTAATTATTAGCAATgagggttgaggggtgcgctgtgtatggAGTGCAATGCTGAGGGATGCGCTTTGTACGCAATGCAGGGTTCAGAGGTGCGTtgtgtatggagtgcagggttgagaggtgtgCTATGTATGGAGTGCAGAGttgagggggtgcgctgtgtgcaGCATTGAGGGGGGTGAGCTGTGTTTGgcatgcagggttgagggggtacgctgtgtgtggcttgcagggttgaggggggtgcactgtgtgcgGCGTGCAGGGTTAAGGGGGGTGTGCTGTGTGAggccttactgacaccatccactgctctactgaaaccgtccactgttctactgacgcTGTCtcctgccttactgacaccatccactgctctactgacaccgtccactgctctactgacactgtcctctgccttaatgacaccatccactgctctactgaaaccgtccactgttctactgacgcTGTCacctgccttactgacaccatccactgctctactgacaccatccactgctctactgacaccgtccactgctctaaacaccatccactgccctactgacaccgtccactgctctactgacactgtcagttaatacatttcaaaatgtttgtttacatttatttatatgagtgtgtatatatatatatatatatatatatatatatatatatatacacacacacgcattgtggggtgcacaacctaatgcaataggctgcacacacctatggccccgtacacacgagaggatctatccgctggaatttatccgcggaccggtttcagcggatagatcccctggtgtgtacgatccagcggatatttatccgcggatatttttccgctgatattttcgggccgatggatttccagcggatcaaaatttcttaacatgctaagaaattgatccgctggaatccagtccaacggattgatccgctggtctgtacagactcaccggatcaatccgtccaaatccatccctcgcatgcgtcgtaatgattcgacgcatgcgtggaagtccttatatcacagcgttgcgcacgtcgccacgtcatcatcgcggcgacggcgcgacacgtcaccgcggagggaattccgcgcggattttgatctcatggttagtacaaccatgagatcaaaatccgccagagaatttatccgcggaaacggacctccggatcgatcctctcgtgtgtactaggcatatgaCTGTTACCATTTATTAACTTCAACTGGATGTGACACCATCTGGACTTGTTGGTTATTTTCAGAGCTTCCTTATTACGTCATTATCATTGTCATTAAGTTGTTAACATTATCTGAGAATACTTCTTTTTTAGAATAAGGtaggtgtatgtactgtatgtgtatccTGGATACATCCTGGATTACACAGACTATCCTCTGTTTATAGATGACCCCGGATGTGTAATTGCTGTGATTTTATTAATTTATCCTGTGCAGATTAATTCTCTAATACTGTAATGTGTTTGTGTCATGTAAAGTCTTTTGTGGTTGCTGTGTTCTGGTGTAAGtatcacacacacctacccaaATCCAAAATAGTATTTTCAGCCAATTGTCTTCACCTAAAATAAAAATCAGTTATGAAAATAACcatttaaaatataatacaaagtGCCATTAAGCTGGCTTGTAAACAAAAAGATTTAaaatgtgacaggtcctctttcagGGATTGTTCACACATCTACCACCATTAGTGTACTGCAATAGTAAAATAATTTAGGTGTGTATATG
The Rana temporaria chromosome 6, aRanTem1.1, whole genome shotgun sequence DNA segment above includes these coding regions:
- the LOC120944376 gene encoding olfactory receptor 1468-like, with product MDNYTASKVFQIVPFFFKTEYKLYIFVFLLSIYFTCLLINIIIITVIYIDDHLHSPMYLFLCNLSIVDICFTTVTVPKLLHMLLTDNNTISFTQCFTQFCFYVLFGTSEDIILFMMAYDRYVAICKPLHYHQILGRKNCLMLIVGTWVSACTNSLLLTKTASAMSFCSSKIIHQLFCDVKALAKISCAGTEMFFMLLYLEMLMLGFVPFLCTLMSYVKIIAIILNINSRDGRRKVFSTCSSHLIVILLYYANAASVILIPQSQYSEVLEQICTVLYTAVTPMLNPLIYTIRNKEVIRALMRLVKDKITLKP